The proteins below are encoded in one region of Pomacea canaliculata isolate SZHN2017 linkage group LG7, ASM307304v1, whole genome shotgun sequence:
- the LOC112568727 gene encoding deleted in malignant brain tumors 1 protein-like isoform X2 codes for MSRIVFMMLLFVPGLAEEFRARLVNGTANAGRLEILYRGEWSTVCHDGFGIQEARVACRMLGFSSSRATVVASGAYGAGAGRILLDDVKCHGTENSLAECRHMTYYSSDCSHRRDVGVICYEAKHFVARIVNGSENSGRLEIFYDGEWSTVCDKGFGKKEATVACRMLGLNSTGATVVTISKYGEGAGRILLKEVKCQGTESSLPECDVSTFYPSDCSHSDDVAVACYEVSPGPARLANGDRKSGRLEIYHKGEWSTVCNIGFEDREARVACRMLGFNSSDSLVVETRRYGEGAGRILPHEVNCEGTESSLEECDLSNFHSSRCGHSKDVGLICNEVGPVTARLANGTHDGGRLEIFHNGKWSTVCAGFFGDKEARVACRMLGFNSSGGRVVHPRIYGAGAGEIILNDVYCKGTESSLVECYHNRLYHHNCRHSDHVGVTCDKFGPVTARLANGDRKAGRLEIFYNGKWSTVCNNGFGDKEARVACRMLGFNSSNARVDKAGVFRPWRKGKGRIAVSQVNCVGTESSVAECDYSSDTSSCFHEDDVRVICNEDSTDLKLTARLVNGDGMSGRLEIFHNGEWGTVCNDIFEDTEARVACRMLGLKSFGATVVDTSTYGQGAGTIIFNHVACRGTENSLEECEVSNFYSIGCRHSEDVGVICKEDSPVAARLADGDAEGGRLELFHNGEWKSVCSSRFGDKSALVACRMAGFNSSAIVAATSNAYGSGAGRIIFDYVKCRGTESSLLDCRYKKLDITECDHSDDIGVICKEVTKPTTKSVIKKDSSLPTTTSPTTTTTTEKITKVTTTTKSRTGNATAVTTSTTTTSTTTTVTLEP; via the exons ATGTCTAGGATTGTTTTCATGATGCTTCTTTTCGTCCCTGGTTTAG CCGAAGAGTTCAGAGCCCGCCTAGTTAACGGGACAGCGAATGCGGGGCGTCTAGAAATACTTTACAGAGGAGAATGGAGCACAGTCTGCCACGATGGCTTTGGAATACAAGAAGCCAGGGTTGCGTGCAGGATGCTAGGCTTTAGCAG TTCTAGAGCAACAGTTGTTGCATCAGGTGCATACGGAGCAGGAGCAGGAAGAATTCTCCTGGATGATGTAAAGTGCCATGGAACAGAGAACAGTCTTGCAGAGTGCCGTCACATGACTTACTACAGCAGCGACTGCAGTCATAGACGAGATGTCGGAGTTATCTGCTATGAGG CTAAGCATTTCGTGGCCCGTATAGTAAACGGTTCAGAAAATTCGGGGCGTCTAGAAATATTTTACGACGGAGAATGGAGCACAGTCTGCGACAAAGGCTTTGGAAAAAAAGAGGCAAcggtggcctgcaggatgctgggcttgAACAG CACTGGTGCAACAGTTGTTACAATAAGCAAATACGGAGAAGGAGCAGGAAGAATTCTTCTCAAAGAAGTAAAATGTCAAGGAACAGAAAGCAGTCTTCCGGAGTGCGATGTCTCTACTTTCTACCCCAGCGACTGCAGTCATTCCGATGATGTCGCTGTTGCCTGCTATgaag TTAGTCCGGGACCAGCCCGTCTAGCTAACGGGGACAGAAAGTCCGGGCGTCTAGAAATATATCACAAAGGAGAATGGAGTACAGTCTGCAACATTGGCTTTGAGGACAGGGAGGCCagggtggcctgcaggatgctaggcTTTAACAG CTCTGACTCATTAGTTGTTGAAACAAGAAGATACGGAGAAGGAGCAGGAAGAATTCTACCCCATGAAGTAAATTGTGAAGGAACAGAAAGCAGTCTTGAGGAGTGCGATCTTAGTAATTTCCACTCAAGCAGATGCGGTCATTCCAAAGATGTCGGTCTTATCTGCAATGAGG TTGGTCCGGTAACAGCTCGACTAGCTAACGGGACGCATGATGGGGGACGTCTAGAAATATTTCACAACGGAAAATGGAGTACAGTGTGCGCCGGTTTCTTTGGTGACAAAGAGGCCagggtggcctgcaggatgctaggcTTTAACAG CTCTGGAGGAAGAGTTGTTCACCCACGTATATACGGAGCAGGAGCAGGAGAAATTATCCTCAATGATGTATATTGTAAAGGAACAGAGAGCAGTCTTGTGGAGTGCTATCACAATAGACTCTACCACCACAACTGCAGACATTCCGATCATGTCGGCGTTACCTGCGataaat TTGGACCGGTAACAGCCCGTCTAGCTAACGGGGACAGAAAGGCGGGACgtctagaaatattttacaacgGAAAATGGAGTACAGTCTGCAACAATGGCTTTGGAGACAAAGAGGCCagggtagcctgcaggatgctaggcTTTAACAG CTCTAATGCAAGAGTTGATAAAGCAGGTGTTTTCCGTCcttggagaaaaggaaaaggaagaattGCCGTCAGTCAAGTAAATTGTGTAGGGACAGAGAGCAGTGTTGCGGAGTGCGATTACTCGAGCGACACCTCCTCCTGCTTTCATGAGGATGATGTCCGTGTTATCTGCAATGAAG ACTCCACAGATTTGAAGCTAACAGCCCGACTAGTTAACGGGGACGGAATGTCGGGGCGTCTAGAAATATTTCATAACGGAGAGTGGGGTACAGTCTGCAACGATATCTTTGAGGACACGGAGGCCagggtagcctgcaggatgctaggcTTAAAAAg CTTTGGAGCAACAGTTGTTGACACAAGTACATACGGACAAGGAGCAGGAACAATTATCTTCAATCATGTAGCGTGTCGAGGAACAGAAAACAGTCTTGAGGAGTGTGAAGTCTCTAACTTCTACTCCATCGGCTGCAGGCATTCCGAAGATGTCGGGGTTATCTGCAAGGAAG ATAGTCCGGTAGCAGCCCGACTAGCTGACGGAGACGCAGAGGGGGGACGTCTAGAACTATTTCACAACGGAGAATGGAAGTCAGTTTGCAGCAGTCGCTTTGGAGACAAATCTGCTTTGGTGGCCTGCAGGATGGCAGGCTTTAACAG TTCTGCAATAGTAGCTGCTACATCAAATGCATACGGATCCGGAGCAGGAAGAATTATCTTTGATTATGTGAAGTGCAGAGGAACAGAGAGCAGCCTGTTGGACTGCAGGTACAAAAAGCTCGATATCACCGAATGTGACCACTCCGATGACATTGGGGTCATCTGCAAAGAGG
- the LOC112568727 gene encoding deleted in malignant brain tumors 1 protein-like isoform X1: MSRIVFMMLLFVPGLAEEFRARLVNGTANAGRLEILYRGEWSTVCHDGFGIQEARVACRMLGFSSSRATVVASGAYGAGAGRILLDDVKCHGTENSLAECRHMTYYSSDCSHRRDVGVICYEAKHFVARIVNGSENSGRLEIFYDGEWSTVCDKGFGKKEATVACRMLGLNSTGATVVTISKYGEGAGRILLKEVKCQGTESSLPECDVSTFYPSDCSHSDDVAVACYEVSPGPARLANGDRKSGRLEIYHKGEWSTVCNIGFEDREARVACRMLGFNSSDSLVVETRRYGEGAGRILPHEVNCEGTESSLEECDLSNFHSSRCGHSKDVGLICNEVGPVTARLANGTHDGGRLEIFHNGKWSTVCAGFFGDKEARVACRMLGFNSSGGRVVHPRIYGAGAGEIILNDVYCKGTESSLVECYHNRLYHHNCRHSDHVGVTCDKFGPVTARLANGDRKAGRLEIFYNGKWSTVCNNGFGDKEARVACRMLGFNSSNARVDKAGVFRPWRKGKGRIAVSQVNCVGTESSVAECDYSSDTSSCFHEDDVRVICNEDSTDLKLTARLVNGDGMSGRLEIFHNGEWGTVCNDIFEDTEARVACRMLGLKSFGATVVDTSTYGQGAGTIIFNHVACRGTENSLEECEVSNFYSIGCRHSEDVGVICKEDSPVAARLADGDAEGGRLELFHNGEWKSVCSSRFGDKSALVACRMAGFNSSAIVAATSNAYGSGAGRIIFDYVKCRGTESSLLDCRYKKLDITECDHSDDIGVICKEETTTVTSPGTTTVKLTTVTKPTTKSVIKKDSSLPTTTSPTTTTTTEKITKVTTTTKSRTGNATAVTTSTTTTSTTTTVTLEP; the protein is encoded by the exons ATGTCTAGGATTGTTTTCATGATGCTTCTTTTCGTCCCTGGTTTAG CCGAAGAGTTCAGAGCCCGCCTAGTTAACGGGACAGCGAATGCGGGGCGTCTAGAAATACTTTACAGAGGAGAATGGAGCACAGTCTGCCACGATGGCTTTGGAATACAAGAAGCCAGGGTTGCGTGCAGGATGCTAGGCTTTAGCAG TTCTAGAGCAACAGTTGTTGCATCAGGTGCATACGGAGCAGGAGCAGGAAGAATTCTCCTGGATGATGTAAAGTGCCATGGAACAGAGAACAGTCTTGCAGAGTGCCGTCACATGACTTACTACAGCAGCGACTGCAGTCATAGACGAGATGTCGGAGTTATCTGCTATGAGG CTAAGCATTTCGTGGCCCGTATAGTAAACGGTTCAGAAAATTCGGGGCGTCTAGAAATATTTTACGACGGAGAATGGAGCACAGTCTGCGACAAAGGCTTTGGAAAAAAAGAGGCAAcggtggcctgcaggatgctgggcttgAACAG CACTGGTGCAACAGTTGTTACAATAAGCAAATACGGAGAAGGAGCAGGAAGAATTCTTCTCAAAGAAGTAAAATGTCAAGGAACAGAAAGCAGTCTTCCGGAGTGCGATGTCTCTACTTTCTACCCCAGCGACTGCAGTCATTCCGATGATGTCGCTGTTGCCTGCTATgaag TTAGTCCGGGACCAGCCCGTCTAGCTAACGGGGACAGAAAGTCCGGGCGTCTAGAAATATATCACAAAGGAGAATGGAGTACAGTCTGCAACATTGGCTTTGAGGACAGGGAGGCCagggtggcctgcaggatgctaggcTTTAACAG CTCTGACTCATTAGTTGTTGAAACAAGAAGATACGGAGAAGGAGCAGGAAGAATTCTACCCCATGAAGTAAATTGTGAAGGAACAGAAAGCAGTCTTGAGGAGTGCGATCTTAGTAATTTCCACTCAAGCAGATGCGGTCATTCCAAAGATGTCGGTCTTATCTGCAATGAGG TTGGTCCGGTAACAGCTCGACTAGCTAACGGGACGCATGATGGGGGACGTCTAGAAATATTTCACAACGGAAAATGGAGTACAGTGTGCGCCGGTTTCTTTGGTGACAAAGAGGCCagggtggcctgcaggatgctaggcTTTAACAG CTCTGGAGGAAGAGTTGTTCACCCACGTATATACGGAGCAGGAGCAGGAGAAATTATCCTCAATGATGTATATTGTAAAGGAACAGAGAGCAGTCTTGTGGAGTGCTATCACAATAGACTCTACCACCACAACTGCAGACATTCCGATCATGTCGGCGTTACCTGCGataaat TTGGACCGGTAACAGCCCGTCTAGCTAACGGGGACAGAAAGGCGGGACgtctagaaatattttacaacgGAAAATGGAGTACAGTCTGCAACAATGGCTTTGGAGACAAAGAGGCCagggtagcctgcaggatgctaggcTTTAACAG CTCTAATGCAAGAGTTGATAAAGCAGGTGTTTTCCGTCcttggagaaaaggaaaaggaagaattGCCGTCAGTCAAGTAAATTGTGTAGGGACAGAGAGCAGTGTTGCGGAGTGCGATTACTCGAGCGACACCTCCTCCTGCTTTCATGAGGATGATGTCCGTGTTATCTGCAATGAAG ACTCCACAGATTTGAAGCTAACAGCCCGACTAGTTAACGGGGACGGAATGTCGGGGCGTCTAGAAATATTTCATAACGGAGAGTGGGGTACAGTCTGCAACGATATCTTTGAGGACACGGAGGCCagggtagcctgcaggatgctaggcTTAAAAAg CTTTGGAGCAACAGTTGTTGACACAAGTACATACGGACAAGGAGCAGGAACAATTATCTTCAATCATGTAGCGTGTCGAGGAACAGAAAACAGTCTTGAGGAGTGTGAAGTCTCTAACTTCTACTCCATCGGCTGCAGGCATTCCGAAGATGTCGGGGTTATCTGCAAGGAAG ATAGTCCGGTAGCAGCCCGACTAGCTGACGGAGACGCAGAGGGGGGACGTCTAGAACTATTTCACAACGGAGAATGGAAGTCAGTTTGCAGCAGTCGCTTTGGAGACAAATCTGCTTTGGTGGCCTGCAGGATGGCAGGCTTTAACAG TTCTGCAATAGTAGCTGCTACATCAAATGCATACGGATCCGGAGCAGGAAGAATTATCTTTGATTATGTGAAGTGCAGAGGAACAGAGAGCAGCCTGTTGGACTGCAGGTACAAAAAGCTCGATATCACCGAATGTGACCACTCCGATGACATTGGGGTCATCTGCAAAGAGG
- the LOC112568729 gene encoding integumentary mucin C.1-like isoform X3 produces MLGFNSSAVVAVTSNAYGAGAGRIILDGVSCTGTESSLLECRHSVLYSQECDHVDDVGVICKDETSTVSKPLAATTFKPRRVTKPTTNTTITKVPSSQRATAPKQDSSLPTTSTTTTTEKITKVTTTTTSRIGKATTVTTLTTTTSTSTTVTLQP; encoded by the exons atgctaggcTTTAACAG CTCTGCAGTAGTAGCTGTTACATCAAATGCATATGGAGCAGGAGCTGGAAGAATTATTCTGGATGGTGTGAGTTGTACAGGAACAGAAAGCAGCCTGTTGGAATGCAGACACAGTGTGCTCTACTCCCAAGAATGTGACCACGTCGATGACGTCGGAGTCATCTGCAAAGATG AAACATCTACAGTGTCAAAACCACTTGCTGCTACTACTTTTAAACCAAGAAGGG TTACAAAACCGACTACTAATACTACCATTACTAAAG tcCCATCATCGCAAAGAGCAACCGCACCAAAACAGG ATTCATCCTTACCAACAACATCGACAACAACTACAACGGAAAAGA ttacaaaGGTGACTACAACCACGACATCTAGAATCGGAAAAG caacaacagtaacaacgtTAACAACTACAACGTCTACTTCTACCACTG tcacCCTACAACCCTAG
- the LOC112568729 gene encoding deleted in malignant brain tumors 1 protein-like isoform X2 produces the protein MSLLECEHKPLYSHNCRQSNDVHFTSEEVSPLKARLADGDGKGGRLEILYKGEWRTVSSDDFGNKEARVACRMLGFASSGAVAVGSSVYGTGAGRERILLDEIKCNGTESSLFHCDFSIFYYKDGTYYADVGVICNEVSPLTARLANGDGKGGRLEILYNGEWSTVCDDGIRNKEARVACRMLGFNSSAVVAATSNAYGAGTGRIILDGVSCTGTEMSLLECEHKPLYSHNCRHSDGVGVICEDGTKPTTNTTITQVSPPTVRLADGDGKGGRLEIFRHGQWRTVCSYVFRHKEARVACRMLGFNSSVARAVGSSIYGEGEGRLFLDDIECNGTESSLSECEYLGFISHLCSHSNDVGVICKDDSPVAARLANGTEMGDV, from the exons ATGAGCCTGCTGGAATGCGAACACAAGCCGCTCTACTCCCACAACTGTCGCCAATCCAATGACGTCCATTTCACTTCCGAAGAGG TTAGTCCGCTAAAAGCCCGTCTAGCTGACGGGGACGGAAAGGGGGGACGTCTAGAAATATTGTACAAAGGAGAATGGAGAACTGTTTCCAGCGATGACTTTGGAAACAAAGAGGCCagggtggcctgcaggatgctcGGCTTTGCCAG CTCAGGAGCAGTAGCTGTTGGCTCAAGTGTATACGGAACAGGAGCAGGACGAGAAAGAATTCTTCTGGATGAAATAAAGTGTAACGGAACAGAGAGCAGTCTTTTCCATTGCGATTTCTCGATTTTCTACTACAAGGACGGTACTTATTACGCAGATGTCGGAGTTATCTGCAATGAAG TTAGTCCGCTAACAGCTCGTCTAGCTAATGGGGATGGAAAGGGGGGACGTCTAGAAATATTGTACAACGGAGAATGGAGCACAGTTTGCGACGATGGCATTCGAAACAAGGAGGCCagggtggcctgcaggatgctaggcTTCAACAG TTCTGCAGTCGTAGCTGCTACATCAAATGCATACGGAGCCGGGACAGGAAGAATTATTCTGGATGGTGTGAGTTGTACAGGAACAGAGATGAGCCTGCTGGAATGCGAACACAAGCCGCTCTACTCCCACAACTGTCGCCACTCCGATGGCGTTGGTGTCATTTGCGAAGACG GTACAAAACCGACTACTAATACTACCATTACTCAAG TTAGTCCGCCAACAGTCCGTCTAGCTGACGGGGACGGAAAGGGAGGACGTCTAGAAATATTTCGCCACGGACAATGGAGAACAGTTTGCAGCTATGTCTTTCGACACAAAGAGGCCagggtggcctgcaggatgctaggatTTAACAG CTCTGTAGCAAGAGCTGTTGGATCAAGTATATacggagaaggagaaggaagactTTTCCTCGATGATATAGAGTGTAACGGAACAGAGAGCAGTCTGTCGGAGTGCGAATACTTGGGTTTCATCTCTCACCTCTGCAGTCATTCCAATGATGTCGGTGTTATCTGCAAGGATG ATAGTCCGGTAGCAGCCCGTCTAGCTAACGGGACAGAAATGGGGGACGTCTAG
- the LOC112568729 gene encoding deleted in malignant brain tumors 1 protein-like isoform X1 codes for MSLLECEHKPLYSHNCRQSNDVHFTSEEVSPLKARLADGDGKGGRLEILYKGEWRTVSSDDFGNKEARVACRMLGFASSGAVAVGSSVYGTGAGRERILLDEIKCNGTESSLFHCDFSIFYYKDGTYYADVGVICNEVSPLTARLANGDGKGGRLEILYNGEWSTVCDDGIRNKEARVACRMLGFNSSAVVAATSNAYGAGTGRIILDGVSCTGTEMSLLECEHKPLYSHNCRHSDGVGVICEDGTKPTTNTTITQVSSSSKTAAAKQVSPPTVRLADGDGKGGRLEIFRHGQWRTVCSYVFRHKEARVACRMLGFNSSVARAVGSSIYGEGEGRLFLDDIECNGTESSLSECEYLGFISHLCSHSNDVGVICKDDSPVAARLANGTEMGDV; via the exons ATGAGCCTGCTGGAATGCGAACACAAGCCGCTCTACTCCCACAACTGTCGCCAATCCAATGACGTCCATTTCACTTCCGAAGAGG TTAGTCCGCTAAAAGCCCGTCTAGCTGACGGGGACGGAAAGGGGGGACGTCTAGAAATATTGTACAAAGGAGAATGGAGAACTGTTTCCAGCGATGACTTTGGAAACAAAGAGGCCagggtggcctgcaggatgctcGGCTTTGCCAG CTCAGGAGCAGTAGCTGTTGGCTCAAGTGTATACGGAACAGGAGCAGGACGAGAAAGAATTCTTCTGGATGAAATAAAGTGTAACGGAACAGAGAGCAGTCTTTTCCATTGCGATTTCTCGATTTTCTACTACAAGGACGGTACTTATTACGCAGATGTCGGAGTTATCTGCAATGAAG TTAGTCCGCTAACAGCTCGTCTAGCTAATGGGGATGGAAAGGGGGGACGTCTAGAAATATTGTACAACGGAGAATGGAGCACAGTTTGCGACGATGGCATTCGAAACAAGGAGGCCagggtggcctgcaggatgctaggcTTCAACAG TTCTGCAGTCGTAGCTGCTACATCAAATGCATACGGAGCCGGGACAGGAAGAATTATTCTGGATGGTGTGAGTTGTACAGGAACAGAGATGAGCCTGCTGGAATGCGAACACAAGCCGCTCTACTCCCACAACTGTCGCCACTCCGATGGCGTTGGTGTCATTTGCGAAGACG GTACAAAACCGACTACTAATACTACCATTACTCAAG TCTCATCATCGTCAAAAACAGCTGCAGCAAAACAGG TTAGTCCGCCAACAGTCCGTCTAGCTGACGGGGACGGAAAGGGAGGACGTCTAGAAATATTTCGCCACGGACAATGGAGAACAGTTTGCAGCTATGTCTTTCGACACAAAGAGGCCagggtggcctgcaggatgctaggatTTAACAG CTCTGTAGCAAGAGCTGTTGGATCAAGTATATacggagaaggagaaggaagactTTTCCTCGATGATATAGAGTGTAACGGAACAGAGAGCAGTCTGTCGGAGTGCGAATACTTGGGTTTCATCTCTCACCTCTGCAGTCATTCCAATGATGTCGGTGTTATCTGCAAGGATG ATAGTCCGGTAGCAGCCCGTCTAGCTAACGGGACAGAAATGGGGGACGTCTAG